Proteins found in one Oncorhynchus mykiss isolate Arlee chromosome 17, USDA_OmykA_1.1, whole genome shotgun sequence genomic segment:
- the frs3 gene encoding fibroblast growth factor receptor substrate 2 has product MGSCWSCLYRDPIQDNHLTKFKVTNVDDEGNELGSGTMELTETELILHTRKRDAIRWPYLCLRRYGYDSNLFSFESGRRCQTGQGIFAFKCSRAEEIFNLLQELMQCNSINVVEEPMIMTGSGHAREIDMPRTPQTPNTPAFPVQGFPNGYPGYPMRAESSQPSLTDDPHGHSHMGLEDQAHTYVNTVTVDGELSSRHCVHSLPEVRPTSFPESTRGAMPVVVPGGGQTSMHCCPLEEQRKEPQVFLQPSSQEVKFMLGPTPAQRHLLERERERHGGHNPHAMRPVEGATGSETEGDEPPLHVYNSHSYHHPHYHHVMHRHPGHEHQEGCQLTYENINGLRGGRRLRLSPSSMSQSVGSSSSSSTTGDSHSHPQSHPLNPHPHGPSSLPPQGYPCERGAGMGGGHRRTALLNYENLPSLPPVWEYRALQRDEEQDEDDEEQDEEEYEEEEEDFDEYEFSEGPGTPNGYHQEGLGRGGIHRDALQNYVNTEQVQVQVQPSRLRHACPPQPQHLQPCHRQPDRGGRIFSFDFRRRPGGGFGRGEGCEHGHMPPSRQLNYIQVDLDAEPPCQTLGGGGGGGAQSQPQPQHQRLPPLKCGPQQAPRRSEFYAVIDLKKTAAMSNLQKALPRDDGTSRKTRHNSTDLPL; this is encoded by the exons ATGGGGAGCTGTTGGAGCTGTCTATACAGAGACCCCATCCAAGACAACCATCTCACTAAATTCAAG GTAACCAATGTGGATGACGAGGGGAATGAGTTGGGCTCTGGGACCATGGAGCTCACCGAGACCGAGCTCATCCTGCACACGCGCAAGAGGGATGCCATCCGGTGGCCCTACCTGTGTCTGCGGCGCTACGGCTACGACTCCAACCTCTTCTCATTCGAGAGTGGCCGGCGCTGCCAGACTGGACAGG GAATCTTTGCGTTTAAATGTTCTCGTGCGGAGGAGATCTTTAACCTCCTCCAGGAGCTGATGCAGTGCAACAGTATCAATGTGGTGGAGGAGCCTATGATCATGACCGGCAGTGGACACGCACGAGAGATAGACATGCCTCGCACCCCACAGACACCCAACA CTCCAGCATTCCCTGTCCAGGGTTTTCCCAACGGGTACCCGGGGTATCCCATGAGAGCTGAATCCTCCCAGCCCTCTCTAACTGACGACCCCCACGGCCACAGCCACATGGGCCTGGAGGACCAG GCTCACACCTATGTGAATACCGTTACTGTGGATGGGGAACTCTCCAGTCGACACTGTGTACACTCCCTACCCGAGGTGCGGCCCACTTCCTTCCCCGAGTCAACCCGGGGAGCCATGCCTGTCGTGGTCCCAGGAGGTGGGCAGACCAGCATGCACTGTTGTCCCCTCGAGGAACAACGCAAGGAACCCCAGGTATTCCTTCAGCCTTCCTCTCAGGAGGTCAAATTCATGCTGGGACCCACCCCTGCACAGCGCCacctgctggagagagagagagagaggcacgggGGCCACAATCCACACGCCATGCGGCCTGTAGAGGGCGCCACAGGttcagagacagagggggacgaGCCTCCTCTGCACGTGTACAACTCCCACTCCTATCACCACCCTCACTACCACCACGTGATGCACCGGCACCCTGGCCACGAACACCAGGAGGGCTGCCAGCTCACCTACGAGAATATCAACGGCCTGAGGGGGGGCCGCAGGCTGAGACTTAGCCCCAGCAGCATGTCCCAGTCTGTGGgctccagcagcagcagcagcaccaccGGAGACAGTCACTCTCACCCACAATCACATCCCCTCAACCCGCACCCCCATGGCCCATCTTCTCTGCCCCCCCAGGGGTACCCCTGTGAGCGGGGCGCGGGGATGGGCGGTGGTCACCGGCGGACAGCTCTGCTCAACTACGAGAACCTGCCGTCACTGCCCCCGGTGTGGGAGTACCGTGCCCTGCAGAGAGACGAGGAGCAGGACGAGGATGACGAGGAGCAGGATGAGGAGGAgtacgaggaagaggaggaggactttGACGAGTACGAGTTTTCGGAGGGTCCGGGGACGCCCAACGGGTACCACCAGGAAGGGCTGGGGAGGGGGGGGATCCACCGTGACGCCTTGCAGAACTATGTCAACACAGAGCAGGTCCAGGTTCAGGTCCAGCCCAGCCGGCTGCGACATGCCTGCCCCCCTCAACCCCAGCACCTCCAGCCCTGCCACCGCCAGCCGGACCGGGGCGGCCGAATATTCAGCTTTGATTTCCGTAGGCGGCCTGGAGGAGGGTTTGGTCGGGGGGAGGGCTGCGAGCACGGTCACATGCCCCCGTCGAGGCAGCTCAACTATATCCAGGTGGACCTCGATGCGGAGCCGCCTTGCCAGACCCtcggggggggtggaggagggggagcccagtctcagccccagcctcagcaccAGCGCCTACCACCCCTCAAATGTGGCCCCCAGCAGGCCCCACGGCGCAGTGAGTTCTACGCTGTGATTGACCTGAAGAAGACAGCAGCCATGTCCAACCTGCAGAAAGCCCTCCCCCGGGACGATGGGACATCGAGAAAGACTCGCCACAACAGCACAGACCTGCCTCTGTAG